A stretch of Bos indicus x Bos taurus breed Angus x Brahman F1 hybrid chromosome 17, Bos_hybrid_MaternalHap_v2.0, whole genome shotgun sequence DNA encodes these proteins:
- the COQ5 gene encoding 2-methoxy-6-polyprenyl-1,4-benzoquinol methylase, mitochondrial has protein sequence MAAPRSWALWSFCGCGWSRAVSGCRLPGLRSSSPRGPLGARLLSQEKEATETHFGFETVSEEEKGGKVYQVFESVAKKYDVMNDMMSLGIHRVWKDLLLWKMRPFPGTQLLDVAGGTGDIAFRFLNYVQAQHQRKQKRQLRAQQNLSWEEIARKYQNEEDSLGGSHVMVCDINKEMLKIGKQKARAQGYKAGLAWILGDAEELPFDDNKFDVYTIAFGIRNVTHIDQALQEAHRVLKPGGRFLCLEFSQVNNPLLSRLYDVYSFQVIPVLGEVIAGDWKSYQYLVESIRQFPSQEEFKEMIEDAGFQKVTYENLTSGIVAIHSGFKLYLR, from the exons ATGGCAGCCCCCAGGAGCTGGGCTCTATGGAGCTTCTGCGGCTGTGGGTGGTCGAGGGCAGTGTCGGGCTGCAGGCTCCCCGGGCTTCGTAGCTCCTCGCCCAGGGGCCCCCTGGGTGCACGGCTCTTGTCCCAAGAGAAGGAGGCAACCGAAACGCACTTTGGGTTTGAGACTGTGtcggaagaggagaaggggggcaaAG TCTATCAGGTGTTTGAAAGTGTGGCCAAGAAGTATGATGTGATGAATGATATGATGAGTCTCGGTATCCATCGTGTTTGGAAGGATTTGCTGCTCTGGAAGATGCGCCCGTTTCCTGGGACCCAGCTTCTGGATGTTGCTGGAGGCACAG GTGACATTGCATTCCGGTTCCTTAATTATGTTCAGGCGCAGCATCAGAGAAAGCAGAAGAGGCAGCTAAGGGCCCAACAAAATTTATCCTGGGAAGAAATTGCCAGAAAGTACCAGAATGAAGAGGATTCCTTGGGTGGTTCTCATGTCATGGTCTGTGACATCAACAAGGAGATGCTAAAGATTGGAAAACAGAAAGCCCGTGCTCAAGGATACAAAGCTG GACTTGCCTGGATATTGGGAGATGCAGAAGAACTGCCCTTCGACGATAACAAGTTTGATGTTTACACCATTGCCTTTGGGATCCGGAACGTCACACACATTGATCAG GCACTACAGGAAGCCCACCGTGTCCTGAAACCAGGAGGAAGGTTTCTCTGTCTGGAGTTCAGCCAAGTAAACAATCCCCTCCTATCCAG GCTCTATGATGTATATAGCTTCCAGGTCATTCCTGTCCTGGGAGAAGTCATTGCAGGAGATTGGAAGTCCTACCAATACCTTGTAGAGAGTATCCGACAGTTCCCATCTCAG gAGGAATTCAAGGAGATGATAGAAGATGCAGGTTTTCAGAAGGTGACTTATGAAAATCTCACATCAGGCATTGTAGCCATTCACTCTGGTTTCAAACTTTATCTCCGTTAA
- the DYNLL1 gene encoding dynein light chain 1, cytoplasmic — MCDRKAVIKNADMSEEMQQDSVECATQALEKYNIEKDIAAHIKKEFDKKYNPTWHCIVGRNFGSYVTHETKHFIYFYLGQVAILLFKSG, encoded by the exons ATGTGTGACCGAAAGGCCGTAATCAAGAATGCCGATATGTCGGAGGAGATGCAACAGGACTCGGTGGAGTGTGCTACTCAGGCATTGGAAAAGTATAATATAGAGAAGGACATTGCGGCCCATATCAAGAAG GAGTTTGACAAGAAGTACAACCCCACCTGGCACTGCATCGTGGGGAGGAACTTCGGTAGTTATGTGACACATGAAACCAAACACTTCATCTACTTCTACCTGGGCCAAGTGGCCATTCTCCTGTTCAAATCTGGTTAA